The genomic DNA CACCTTCATGAGTCTCCCGACGACCATGCCGTGCGTCTGGAACTGGCCGAATTTCTGAAACCCGTCGACGCCGGACTCGCACTGCGGCATCTTCAAAAGATTCCCCAGGCGGCTCCCGAATATCCCGCGGCGATCTGGCACATTGCGCATATCGCTGTCGTCAGCGGGCAGGATGAGCTGGCCGAAGAATCGCTGCTGAAACTGGACAAGGCACGTCCGAATGACGCCGCCGTCGCGCTGAATCTCGCGGAACTGTACTTTCGCACGGAACGGTTTTCCGATGCGTTGCCCTGGGTGGAACAGGCGTCGTCACTGCAGCCTGACCGAGCCGGGACCTGGCTGCTTTTGGCGGAAGTTCTGGACCGACTCAAGCGAACCGGCGAAATGCTGCCACCGTTAAAGAAGGCTGTGGAACTGGCACCGGATCTTTACGCCGCGCATGCGAACCTGGCCTACGCGCTGCAAGCTGCCGGACAATTGCAGGAAGCGGAAGCGGAGGCTCGCTGGTGTCTGGACCGGCAGCCGACGGACGTTCGAGTACGTCGCTGGCTGGCCATGATTCGTCGCGATCTCGGTGATCTGGATGACGCGATGCAGCAGATCCGGCTCGCCACAGCGGAAGCTCCGGAGGATGCTGACTGCCGTATGCTGGAAGCCGATCTGTTGCTGTTTCAGCGACAGGCGGAGGATGCATACCAGGTATTGGTTCCGCTGTATTCGGCGTGTTCCGGACGGCGAGACTACCTGAGCAATCTTTCGCGAGCGGCCGCAATGTCCGGGCGCCGAGACGAAGCACGTCGCTACCAGCAGGAGGTTGTGAACCTGATCGACGAATTGTCAGACCAGGTGAATCCCGTTCCAACCGCTGGTGCTGAGGCCGCTGACTGACGGACGATCCGCACTTAGGCCTGCGGCAGATGAGAATATACCCTCCCGCACAGCGGGAGGGTCGAGGATGATCGGCGTTTAGCCGATCAAACGAGGGGAGGGTCGGCCGCGCAACGGGAGTGCCCTGTGCCCAGCCCTCCCCGCGATCGAACGCCTGAACGGCATTCGATCGGCGACCCTCCCGTTCAAACGGGAGGGTAAAGCAGTTGCCGCTCTGCACTGGAAACTCTTATCTGCCGATCGCCTTATCACTGCAGCGACTGCGAATCGTCGCGGGCCACGACACGGAACTCGTCCGATTCTTCGACGATTTCAATCGTGCAGTCGACGGGCAGATCCCGGAACACCTGCTTCTCACCAGTCGGCCAGCGAATTGTCAGCGTGTCGATCCGTTCTGCCGTTCCGACGCCGACGTTCAGCGAAGCGGGGCTTTGTCCCATGAATCCGTTGGGCGAAAACAGATCCCGGACGATCGTTCGTCCACCGGCTTCCACAATTGCCCTGGAACCGATCCCTCTGTGGTTGCTCTTAACGCCCCGAAGCCGGAATTCGACGCGGTGGTTTGCGGCGGGAAACCGGTTCAGGAACAGTCGCAGCGGTCCGCCACCGACGGATCCGACCAGCAAATCGGGAGCGCGGTCGGCATTGAAGTCGGCAACCATCACGGACCGCGAGTCTGAATCGATGTTCG from Planctomycetaceae bacterium includes the following:
- a CDS encoding ASPIC/UnbV domain-containing protein; the protein is MSQPLDRTCKIEPLGKIDEAAGEFWTHPFAMPQQGDNLSAYETNSLFLNVDGSRFLDASFASKANIDSDSRSVMVADFNADRAPDLLVGSVGGGPLRLFLNRFPAANHRVEFRLRGVKSNHRGIGSRAIVEAGGRTIVRDLFSPNGFMGQSPASLNVGVGTAERIDTLTIRWPTGEKQVFRDLPVDCTIEIVEESDEFRVVARDDSQSLQ
- a CDS encoding tetratricopeptide repeat protein gives rise to the protein MTHDSSHRFGLRSVLAVLIAVGAACVWYFSGNASQLEQARQAVQRDEKQSALRHYARHLHESPDDHAVRLELAEFLKPVDAGLALRHLQKIPQAAPEYPAAIWHIAHIAVVSGQDELAEESLLKLDKARPNDAAVALNLAELYFRTERFSDALPWVEQASSLQPDRAGTWLLLAEVLDRLKRTGEMLPPLKKAVELAPDLYAAHANLAYALQAAGQLQEAEAEARWCLDRQPTDVRVRRWLAMIRRDLGDLDDAMQQIRLATAEAPEDADCRMLEADLLLFQRQAEDAYQVLVPLYSACSGRRDYLSNLSRAAAMSGRRDEARRYQQEVVNLIDELSDQVNPVPTAGAEAAD